A DNA window from Hydrogenophaga taeniospiralis contains the following coding sequences:
- the fdhA gene encoding formaldehyde dehydrogenase, glutathione-independent gives MSTNRGVVYLGQGHVEVQSIPFPELLNPMGRTAQHGVILKVLTTNICGSDQHMVRGRTTAPAGLVLGHEITGEVLEVGRDVETLQRGDIVSVPFNVACGRCRTCKEQHTGVCLSVNPSRAGGAYGYVDMGGWIGGQAEYVMVPYADFNLLKFPDRGQAVEKIRDLTCLSDILPTGYHGAVTAGVGTGSTVYVAGAGPVGLAAAASARLLGAAVVIIGDVNPARLVHARKVGFETVDLSLDASLGEQIAQILGTPEVDCAIDAVGFEARGHGHAGSQEEAPATVLNALMEVTRAAGKIGIPGLYVTEDPGATDKAAKQGSLSIRLGLGWAKSHSFFTGQTPVMKYNRALMQAILWDRIHIADVVGVEVIALKDAPRGYAAFDAGAPKKFVIDPHDQLKLAA, from the coding sequence ATGTCAACCAACCGCGGTGTCGTGTACCTGGGCCAGGGCCACGTCGAGGTCCAGTCCATCCCTTTTCCCGAACTCCTGAACCCGATGGGACGCACCGCCCAGCACGGGGTGATCCTGAAGGTGCTCACCACCAACATCTGCGGCTCTGACCAGCACATGGTGCGCGGCCGGACCACCGCCCCGGCCGGTCTGGTGCTGGGCCACGAAATCACGGGCGAGGTGCTCGAAGTCGGGCGCGATGTCGAGACGCTGCAGCGCGGCGACATCGTGTCGGTGCCTTTCAACGTGGCCTGCGGGCGCTGCCGCACCTGCAAGGAACAGCACACCGGCGTCTGCCTGAGCGTCAACCCGTCGCGCGCGGGCGGCGCCTATGGCTATGTCGACATGGGTGGCTGGATCGGCGGCCAGGCCGAATACGTGATGGTGCCCTACGCGGACTTCAACCTGCTGAAGTTCCCCGATCGCGGACAGGCGGTCGAGAAGATCCGCGACCTGACCTGCCTGTCCGACATCCTGCCCACGGGCTACCACGGCGCCGTGACGGCCGGTGTCGGGACCGGCAGCACCGTGTACGTGGCCGGTGCCGGCCCCGTGGGCCTGGCGGCGGCGGCGTCGGCGCGGCTGCTGGGTGCGGCTGTCGTGATCATCGGGGACGTCAATCCCGCGCGCCTGGTCCATGCGCGCAAGGTCGGGTTCGAGACGGTGGACCTGTCCCTGGATGCCAGCCTGGGGGAACAGATCGCCCAGATCCTGGGCACACCCGAGGTGGACTGCGCGATCGATGCCGTGGGCTTCGAGGCGCGTGGCCACGGTCATGCCGGGTCGCAGGAAGAGGCCCCTGCCACCGTGCTCAACGCACTGATGGAGGTCACGCGAGCCGCGGGCAAGATCGGCATTCCGGGCCTGTACGTCACGGAGGACCCGGGCGCCACCGATAAGGCGGCGAAACAAGGTTCACTGAGCATCCGCCTGGGCCTGGGCTGGGCCAAGTCGCACAGCTTCTTCACCGGCCAGACACCGGTCATGAAGTACAACCGCGCGCTGATGCAGGCGATTCTGTGGGACCGGATCCACATCGCCGACGTGGTGGGCGTCGAGGTGATTGCCCTCAAGGACGCACCCAGAGGCTATGCGGCCTTCGACGCCGGTGCGCCGAAGAAGTTCGTCATCGACCCCCACGACCAACTGAAGCTGGCCGCCTGA
- the glmS gene encoding glutamine--fructose-6-phosphate transaminase (isomerizing), which produces MCGIVAGVSGRDIVPVLVQGLQRLEYRGYDSCGVAVYSDGLRRARSTARVAELAEQVKAEGIASGTGIAHTRWATHGAPVVHNAHPHFSHGPANTSANGTAGHVALVHNGIIENHDELRAALQAKGYVFESQTDTEVIAHLIDSLYEGDVFAALQAAVVQLHGAYALAVFHKDEPHRVVGARAGSPLVLGVGDGGQEHFLASDAMALAGVTDQIVYLEEGDLVDLQLGRYWVTDAQGRSFDVAQRPVKTVHAHSGAAELGPYRHYMQKEIFEQPRAIGDTLEGVEGITPELFGDGAYRVFKDIDNVLILACGTSYYSGCAAKYWLEDIARIPTQVEVASEYRYRTSVPNPRTLVVTITQSGETADTLAALRHAQGLGMRHTLTICNVATSAMVRECELAYITRAGVEIGVASTKAFTTQLAGLFLLTLALAQVRGHLSDEQEAQHLKAMRHLPVALQAVLALEPQVISWAEDFARMDNALFLGRGLHYPIALEGALKLKEISYIHAEAYPAGELKHGPLALVTSAMPVVTVAPNDTLLEKLKSNMQEVRARGGVLYVLADADTRIGSSEGIHVIRMPEHYGALSPILHVVPLQLLAYHTALAKGTDVDKPRNLAKSVTVE; this is translated from the coding sequence ATGTGCGGCATCGTGGCAGGGGTTTCCGGGCGTGACATCGTGCCCGTGTTGGTTCAGGGTTTGCAGCGGCTGGAGTACCGCGGCTACGACTCCTGCGGTGTGGCGGTCTATTCCGATGGTCTGCGGCGCGCGCGCAGCACGGCGCGTGTGGCGGAGCTCGCGGAGCAGGTAAAGGCCGAGGGCATCGCCAGCGGCACCGGCATCGCCCACACGCGCTGGGCCACCCACGGCGCGCCCGTCGTGCACAACGCCCACCCGCACTTCAGCCACGGGCCGGCCAACACCTCCGCCAACGGCACGGCCGGCCACGTCGCCCTGGTGCACAACGGCATCATCGAAAACCACGACGAACTGCGCGCCGCCCTGCAGGCCAAAGGCTATGTGTTCGAGAGCCAGACCGACACCGAAGTCATTGCCCACCTGATCGACTCGCTCTACGAGGGTGACGTGTTTGCCGCGTTGCAGGCGGCGGTGGTGCAACTGCACGGCGCCTATGCGCTGGCGGTGTTCCACAAGGACGAACCGCACCGCGTGGTGGGCGCGCGCGCCGGCTCGCCGCTGGTGCTGGGTGTGGGCGACGGTGGCCAGGAGCATTTCCTGGCCAGCGACGCCATGGCGCTGGCCGGCGTGACCGACCAGATCGTCTACCTCGAAGAGGGCGATCTGGTGGACCTGCAGCTCGGCCGCTACTGGGTGACCGATGCCCAGGGCCGCAGTTTCGACGTGGCCCAGCGCCCGGTGAAGACCGTGCACGCGCACAGCGGCGCGGCCGAGCTCGGCCCCTACCGCCACTACATGCAAAAGGAGATCTTCGAGCAGCCGCGCGCCATCGGCGACACGCTCGAAGGCGTCGAGGGCATCACGCCCGAGCTGTTCGGTGATGGCGCCTACCGCGTGTTCAAGGACATCGACAACGTGCTCATCCTCGCCTGCGGCACCAGCTACTACAGCGGCTGTGCGGCCAAATACTGGCTGGAAGACATCGCGCGCATCCCCACCCAGGTGGAGGTGGCCAGCGAATACCGCTACCGCACGAGCGTGCCCAACCCGCGCACGCTCGTGGTCACCATCACGCAGAGCGGCGAAACCGCCGACACCCTGGCCGCGCTGCGCCACGCCCAGGGCCTGGGCATGCGCCACACGCTGACCATCTGCAACGTGGCCACCAGCGCCATGGTGCGCGAATGTGAGCTGGCCTACATCACGCGCGCCGGGGTTGAAATCGGCGTGGCCTCCACCAAGGCGTTCACGACGCAGCTCGCCGGCCTGTTCCTGCTGACGCTGGCGCTGGCCCAGGTGCGCGGCCATCTGAGCGACGAGCAGGAGGCCCAGCACCTCAAGGCCATGCGCCACCTGCCCGTGGCGCTGCAGGCCGTGCTGGCACTGGAGCCGCAGGTGATCAGCTGGGCCGAAGATTTCGCGCGCATGGACAACGCGCTGTTCCTCGGCCGTGGGCTGCACTACCCGATCGCGCTCGAAGGCGCCTTGAAGCTCAAGGAAATCAGCTACATCCACGCCGAGGCCTACCCCGCCGGTGAACTCAAACACGGCCCGCTGGCCCTGGTCACCAGCGCCATGCCGGTGGTCACCGTGGCGCCCAACGACACCCTGCTCGAAAAACTCAAGAGCAACATGCAGGAAGTGCGCGCGCGCGGTGGCGTGCTCTACGTGCTGGCCGACGCCGATACCCGCATCGGCAGCAGCGAAGGCATCCACGTCATCCGCATGCCCGAGCACTACGGCGCGCTGTCCCCCATCCTGCATGTGGTGCCGCTGCAATTGCTGGCGTATCACACGGCACTGGCCAAGGGCACGGACGTGGACAAGCCCAGGAACCTGGCCAAGAGCGTGACGGTGGAGTGA
- a CDS encoding Lrp/AsnC family transcriptional regulator: MNIDDADLRLLDLLQTDASRSNQALAELAHLSPPTSLRRIKRLRDLGLIERQVALLSADRLAPLVGHGLTALLEITLERQGAEQLDAFEARAVAEAAVQQCYRVSPGPDFMLVVHVPDMPAYLALAQRLFTSDANVRNVKSFFSIKRAKFEPRLALQPVGEAVIAR; encoded by the coding sequence ATGAACATAGACGACGCCGATCTTCGCCTGCTCGATCTGCTGCAAACCGACGCCTCCCGCAGCAACCAGGCCCTGGCCGAGCTGGCCCACCTCTCACCGCCCACCAGCCTGCGGCGCATCAAGCGCCTGCGCGACCTGGGCCTGATCGAGCGCCAGGTGGCCCTGCTCAGCGCCGACCGGCTCGCTCCGCTGGTGGGCCATGGTCTGACGGCCCTGCTTGAGATCACACTGGAACGCCAGGGCGCCGAACAGCTGGACGCCTTCGAGGCGCGCGCCGTGGCCGAAGCGGCGGTGCAGCAGTGTTACCGCGTCAGCCCCGGCCCCGACTTCATGCTGGTGGTGCACGTGCCGGACATGCCGGCCTACCTTGCGCTGGCGCAACGCCTGTTCACCAGCGATGCCAACGTGCGCAACGTCAAGAGCTTTTTCAGCATCAAGCGGGCCAAATTCGAGCCGCGCCTGGCGCTGCAGCCCGTCGGCGAGGCCGTCATCGCGCGGTAA
- a CDS encoding DUF2726 domain-containing protein — MFALWIALMVVLALAALGGWLYYRRNTEKGSGRDDRYTPERVLTPEQVQMLDYLHDTFPGHVVLPNLPLKDMLSVRRAADHKNAQERLRTQKVDFVVCGEDGRPQFAFDIEQFHLSNAKAKEHQVKIKNRILKTAGVRFLLLKNSIHRMPSPADFRTQLNLAALPQPKPKEEVETPQQQLESRISEFDQLHPVTSFRDSEVMGLSGLMNLGEDEIERQNRQRPPAQRSRPH; from the coding sequence ATGTTTGCCCTGTGGATCGCTCTCATGGTGGTGCTGGCTCTGGCCGCGCTGGGTGGCTGGCTCTACTACCGCCGCAATACCGAGAAAGGCTCGGGACGCGATGACCGCTACACCCCCGAGCGCGTGCTCACGCCCGAGCAGGTGCAGATGCTGGACTATTTGCACGACACCTTCCCCGGCCACGTGGTGCTGCCCAACCTGCCGCTCAAGGACATGCTCTCGGTCCGGCGTGCCGCCGACCACAAGAACGCCCAGGAGCGACTGAGGACCCAGAAGGTGGATTTCGTGGTGTGCGGCGAAGACGGTCGCCCCCAGTTTGCGTTCGACATCGAGCAGTTCCACCTGAGCAACGCCAAGGCCAAGGAGCATCAGGTGAAGATCAAGAACCGCATCCTCAAGACCGCCGGCGTGCGTTTTCTGTTGCTCAAGAACAGCATCCACCGCATGCCCTCACCGGCCGATTTCCGCACCCAGCTCAACCTGGCGGCGCTGCCCCAGCCCAAACCCAAGGAAGAAGTCGAAACTCCCCAGCAACAGCTGGAATCCCGGATCTCGGAGTTCGACCAGCTGCACCCGGTCACCAGCTTCCGGGACTCCGAGGTGATGGGGCTGAGCGGGCTGATGAACCTGGGCGAAGACGAGATCGAACGCCAGAACCGGCAGCGCCCGCCTGCGCAGCGCTCCCGGCCGCACTGA
- the glmU gene encoding bifunctional UDP-N-acetylglucosamine diphosphorylase/glucosamine-1-phosphate N-acetyltransferase GlmU, with protein MTFPVDVVVMAAGKGTRMKSLRPKVLHRLGGRALAQHVIDTAARMSARSVVVITGHGADAVEAALRAPEAMALRFVRQEPQLGTGHAVQQAVPVLADDGVVLILNGDVPLIGRATLAALLKACAGQHLALLSVDTGEDAGGYGRIVRDTDADRSVVAIVEAKDADAAQRSITEWYSGVMAAPAELLKPLLACLSNDNSQREYYLTDVVKHAVAQGMSVRAITTRDAVEVAGVNSPQQLAQLERAYQRRVAEALMEQGTRLADPARLDVRGELLCGQDVEIDVNCVFEGRVALGAGVRIGANCVIANAVIEAGAVIHPFTHIDGEKLGVTVGRGSLVGPFARLRPGAVLGSEVHIGNFVEVKNSTLADGAKANHLAYLGDATVGERVNYGAGSITANYDGANKHRTVIEADVHVGSNCVLVAPVTLGAGGTVGGGSTITKSTPPGALSVARGKQVSLPNWQRPSKNKG; from the coding sequence ATGACTTTCCCAGTGGATGTGGTGGTGATGGCGGCGGGCAAGGGCACGCGCATGAAGAGCCTGCGGCCCAAAGTGTTGCACCGATTGGGCGGGCGTGCACTGGCCCAGCATGTGATTGACACGGCGGCCCGGATGTCGGCGCGTTCGGTGGTGGTGATCACCGGGCATGGGGCCGATGCGGTGGAGGCCGCTTTGCGCGCGCCCGAGGCCATGGCGCTGCGTTTCGTGCGCCAGGAGCCGCAGCTGGGCACCGGCCACGCGGTGCAGCAGGCTGTGCCGGTGCTGGCGGACGACGGGGTCGTGCTGATCCTCAACGGCGACGTGCCCCTGATCGGGCGCGCCACGCTGGCGGCCCTGCTGAAAGCCTGCGCCGGCCAGCACCTGGCCCTGCTCAGCGTGGACACGGGCGAAGACGCGGGTGGTTACGGGCGGATCGTGCGCGATACCGACGCGGACCGTTCGGTGGTGGCCATCGTCGAAGCCAAGGATGCCGATGCGGCGCAGCGGAGCATCACCGAGTGGTACAGCGGTGTCATGGCTGCGCCGGCCGAGCTGCTCAAGCCGCTGCTGGCCTGCCTGTCCAACGACAACAGCCAGCGCGAGTACTACCTGACCGACGTGGTCAAACACGCGGTGGCGCAGGGCATGTCGGTGCGAGCCATCACCACGCGGGACGCGGTCGAGGTGGCCGGCGTCAACAGCCCGCAGCAGCTCGCGCAGCTGGAGCGGGCCTACCAGCGGCGCGTGGCCGAGGCGCTGATGGAGCAGGGCACCCGCCTGGCCGACCCGGCGCGGCTGGACGTGCGCGGCGAACTGCTGTGCGGCCAGGACGTGGAGATCGACGTCAACTGCGTGTTTGAAGGCCGCGTGGCGCTGGGCGCGGGGGTGCGCATCGGTGCGAACTGCGTGATCGCCAACGCGGTCATCGAGGCGGGCGCGGTGATCCACCCGTTCACCCACATCGACGGCGAAAAACTCGGCGTCACGGTCGGCCGCGGATCGTTGGTGGGGCCGTTCGCGCGCCTGCGTCCGGGCGCGGTGCTCGGGTCCGAGGTGCACATCGGCAACTTCGTGGAGGTGAAGAACTCCACCCTCGCCGACGGCGCCAAGGCCAACCACCTGGCCTACCTGGGCGACGCCACGGTGGGCGAGCGGGTGAACTACGGCGCGGGCAGCATCACGGCCAACTACGACGGCGCCAACAAGCACCGCACCGTGATCGAGGCCGACGTGCACGTGGGCAGCAACTGCGTGCTGGTGGCGCCGGTCACCCTGGGCGCCGGTGGCACGGTGGGTGGAGGCTCCACCATCACCAAGAGCACGCCGCCGGGCGCGCTGTCGGTGGCGCGTGGCAAGCAGGTCAGCCTGCCGAACTGGCAGCGGCCCAGCAAGAACAAGGGCTGA
- a CDS encoding DUF6279 family lipoprotein: MNTFAGAAPGHGMNLGQNLPRIISRRSLRHGVLALALALLTLLLGACSATRLAYNQAPNLVYWWIDGYTDLNDPQSVQLRRDIDDFFAWHRSTELPIYTGMLLQWQQLAAKDSTAQITCIQFERLRSSYLRLIDRSLEPLARLALQLTPDQLQHMERHYAKSNQVFEKDYLRGSPEQRLDRLLDKAISRYETLYGTLNDAQITLLTNRLRQSAFDPQRVHAERLRRQSDLLQTLRGLLGHTGGNNGSSSATTPPATHAAAVVALRAWHDRVMRAPVPGFHAYSESLVREGCEQFAALHNSTSPEQRTHAVDVLKGYEQDLRALMAAH; encoded by the coding sequence ATGAACACCTTTGCTGGGGCCGCGCCGGGCCACGGAATGAATCTGGGACAAAACCTGCCGCGGATTATCTCCCGCCGCTCGTTGCGCCATGGTGTGCTGGCCCTCGCGCTGGCCCTGCTCACGCTCCTGCTGGGCGCCTGCAGCGCGACCCGTCTGGCCTACAACCAGGCGCCCAATCTGGTGTACTGGTGGATCGATGGCTACACCGACCTGAACGACCCGCAGTCGGTCCAGCTGCGCCGCGACATCGACGATTTTTTCGCCTGGCACCGCAGCACCGAGCTGCCCATCTACACCGGCATGCTGCTGCAGTGGCAACAGCTGGCGGCGAAAGACAGCACCGCCCAGATCACCTGCATCCAGTTCGAGCGCTTGCGCAGCAGCTACCTGCGGCTGATCGACCGCAGCCTGGAACCCCTGGCCCGGCTGGCCCTGCAGCTCACGCCCGATCAGCTGCAACACATGGAGCGGCACTACGCCAAGAGCAACCAGGTCTTTGAAAAGGACTATCTGCGCGGCAGCCCCGAGCAGCGCCTGGACCGGCTGCTGGACAAGGCGATCAGCCGCTACGAGACGCTGTACGGCACGCTCAACGACGCGCAGATCACCCTGCTCACCAACCGGTTGCGCCAGTCGGCATTCGATCCCCAGCGCGTCCACGCCGAACGCCTGCGGCGCCAGAGCGATCTGCTGCAGACGCTGCGCGGCCTGCTTGGCCACACGGGCGGCAACAACGGCAGCAGCAGCGCCACGACGCCCCCGGCGACCCATGCCGCCGCCGTGGTGGCCCTGCGCGCCTGGCACGACCGCGTGATGCGCGCGCCCGTGCCCGGCTTTCACGCCTACAGCGAAAGCCTGGTGCGCGAGGGCTGCGAGCAGTTCGCCGCCCTGCACAACAGCACCAGCCCGGAGCAGCGCACCCACGCCGTCGACGTGCTCAAGGGCTACGAGCAAGACCTGCGCGCGCTGATGGCCGCGCACTGA
- a CDS encoding GntR family transcriptional regulator: MVNSTVIAQRIVEAILAQRLAPGARLGEQNLSILFDCSRTLVREALMRLAARGIVTVSSRRGWYVVQPSHDEAREAFEARRVIEMGLIRQAGPMDKAALQRLRQHLKQEKAALKGSDVGQRSYLLGDFHVCLAECLGNQLLADTLRDFTARTTLIAMLYQSTHDAVQSCQDHVDIVEALERGDTEHAERLMQAHIGQVQAALRLNAPNDPLANLREALAPLHEATPGNPPGAAKKTGRRSRKPTPPAPETYLGALL, translated from the coding sequence ATGGTGAATTCCACAGTCATTGCCCAGCGCATCGTCGAAGCCATCCTCGCGCAGCGGCTCGCGCCGGGTGCGCGCCTGGGTGAACAGAACCTGTCCATCCTGTTCGACTGCAGCCGCACCCTGGTGCGCGAGGCCCTCATGCGGCTGGCCGCGCGCGGCATCGTCACCGTGAGTTCGCGCCGCGGCTGGTACGTGGTGCAGCCCTCGCACGACGAAGCGCGCGAAGCCTTCGAGGCGCGCCGCGTGATCGAGATGGGCCTGATCCGCCAGGCCGGCCCGATGGACAAGGCCGCGCTGCAGCGCCTGCGCCAGCACCTCAAGCAGGAAAAGGCCGCCCTCAAGGGCAGCGATGTGGGCCAGCGCAGCTACCTGCTGGGCGACTTCCATGTCTGCCTGGCCGAATGCCTGGGCAACCAGTTGCTGGCCGACACGCTGCGCGACTTCACCGCCCGCACCACGCTCATCGCCATGCTCTACCAGTCCACGCACGACGCGGTGCAGTCCTGCCAGGACCACGTGGACATCGTCGAGGCGCTGGAGCGCGGCGACACCGAACACGCCGAGCGCCTGATGCAGGCGCACATCGGCCAGGTGCAGGCCGCCCTGCGGCTGAACGCGCCCAACGACCCCCTGGCCAACCTGCGCGAAGCCCTGGCGCCGCTGCACGAGGCCACCCCCGGCAACCCGCCCGGTGCCGCCAAAAAGACCGGCCGCCGCTCCCGCAAACCCACCCCTCCCGCCCCCGAAACCTACCTAGGAGCCTTGCTGTGA
- a CDS encoding transporter substrate-binding domain-containing protein, producing MKFTKRLFLATAVALAAFASLGAAQAQTALDDVMKAKTIKIAIPTDFPPYGFVGTDLQPQGLDIDTAKLIATKLGVKLELVPVTSANRIPYLQTKKADLVISTLGKNPERSAVIDFTVAYSPFFQAVFASKSLTVASFADLAGKSIGVTRGAIEDQELTKLAPAGTDVKRFEDNNATVSAFVSGQTQLIATGASVAGNMMARNPQLGAEYKLLLKDSPNFIGVAKGEDALRLKVNDIIIAAKKSGEIDALAKKWLGRPAGTLPE from the coding sequence GTGAAATTCACCAAACGCCTGTTTCTCGCCACCGCCGTCGCGCTCGCCGCCTTCGCCAGCCTGGGCGCCGCCCAGGCCCAGACCGCGCTCGATGACGTGATGAAGGCCAAGACGATCAAAATCGCCATCCCCACCGACTTCCCGCCCTACGGTTTCGTCGGCACCGACCTGCAGCCCCAAGGCCTGGACATCGACACCGCCAAGCTGATCGCCACCAAGCTCGGCGTGAAGCTGGAGCTGGTGCCCGTGACCAGCGCCAACCGCATCCCCTACCTGCAGACCAAGAAGGCCGACCTGGTCATCTCCACCCTGGGCAAGAACCCCGAGCGCTCGGCCGTGATCGACTTCACCGTCGCCTACTCGCCCTTCTTCCAGGCCGTGTTCGCGTCGAAGTCGCTCACGGTCGCCAGCTTTGCCGACCTCGCCGGCAAGTCCATCGGCGTGACCCGCGGCGCCATCGAAGACCAGGAACTCACCAAACTCGCGCCCGCCGGGACCGACGTGAAGCGCTTCGAAGACAACAACGCCACCGTCTCGGCCTTCGTCTCGGGCCAGACCCAGTTGATCGCCACCGGCGCTTCGGTGGCCGGCAACATGATGGCGCGCAACCCGCAGTTGGGCGCCGAATACAAGCTGCTGCTGAAAGACAGCCCCAACTTCATCGGCGTGGCCAAGGGCGAGGATGCGCTGCGCCTGAAGGTGAACGACATCATCATCGCGGCCAAGAAGTCGGGCGAGATCGACGCCCTGGCCAAGAAGTGGCTGGGCCGCCCGGCGGGCACCCTCCCTGAGTGA
- a CDS encoding amino acid ABC transporter permease has protein sequence MRIELDFIAVLLQWPLLAKGVLWTLGLTAISAVIGLVVGTLCAWARSSGPLWLRWVVGCYVELIRNTPFIVQLFFVFFGLPAAGVKLTPEIASVIAMVINLGAYAAEIVRAGIDATPKGQFEAAASLALSRVQTFLHVVLPPALQKVWPALTSQIIIVMLGSAVCGQISTEELSYAANLIQSRNFRAFEAFIVATGIYLLLSVGVRALLNWAGPRYLFGGRRG, from the coding sequence ATGCGCATCGAACTCGACTTCATCGCCGTGTTGCTGCAGTGGCCACTGCTCGCCAAAGGCGTGCTCTGGACGCTGGGCCTGACCGCCATCTCGGCCGTGATCGGTCTGGTGGTGGGCACGCTCTGCGCCTGGGCGCGCAGCAGCGGCCCGCTGTGGCTGCGCTGGGTGGTGGGCTGCTATGTGGAACTCATCCGCAACACGCCCTTCATCGTGCAGCTGTTCTTCGTGTTCTTCGGCCTGCCGGCCGCGGGCGTGAAGCTCACGCCCGAGATCGCGTCGGTGATCGCGATGGTGATCAACCTCGGCGCCTACGCGGCGGAGATCGTCCGCGCCGGCATCGATGCCACGCCCAAGGGCCAGTTCGAAGCCGCGGCCAGCCTGGCGCTCTCGCGCGTGCAGACCTTCCTGCACGTGGTGCTGCCACCCGCGCTGCAGAAGGTGTGGCCCGCGCTCACCAGCCAGATCATCATCGTGATGCTGGGTTCGGCCGTGTGTGGCCAGATCTCCACCGAAGAGCTGAGCTACGCGGCCAACCTGATCCAGAGCCGCAACTTCCGCGCCTTCGAGGCCTTCATCGTCGCCACCGGCATCTACCTGCTGCTGTCGGTGGGTGTGCGTGCGCTGCTCAACTGGGCTGGCCCGCGTTATCTCTTTGGAGGCCGCCGTGGTTGA
- a CDS encoding amino acid ABC transporter permease, giving the protein MVDFSLWDIFRNLLLAARWTVGLSLIAFVGGGLVGIALLVARTARWPGAERFVAGYVQLFQGTPLLMQLFLAYFGLALFGVDTSAWMAAAVALTLYTSAFLVEIWRGCVAAVPKGQWEAAQSLALSFGEQLRHVILPQATRIAIAPTVGFLVQVVKGTALASVIGFVELTKAGTMITNATFQPFLVYSCVALLYFALCFPVSLYARSLERKLNASR; this is encoded by the coding sequence GTGGTTGATTTTTCTTTGTGGGACATCTTCCGCAACCTGCTGCTGGCCGCGCGCTGGACGGTGGGCCTTTCGCTGATCGCCTTCGTCGGCGGTGGCCTGGTGGGCATCGCCCTGCTGGTGGCGCGCACCGCGCGCTGGCCCGGCGCCGAGCGCTTCGTCGCCGGCTACGTGCAGCTGTTCCAGGGCACACCGCTGCTGATGCAGCTGTTCCTGGCCTACTTCGGTCTGGCGCTGTTTGGCGTCGACACCTCGGCCTGGATGGCCGCGGCGGTGGCGCTCACGCTCTACACCAGCGCCTTTCTGGTCGAGATCTGGCGCGGCTGCGTGGCCGCCGTGCCCAAGGGCCAGTGGGAAGCGGCGCAGAGCCTGGCGCTGAGCTTTGGCGAACAGCTGCGCCACGTGATCCTGCCGCAGGCCACGCGCATCGCCATCGCGCCCACGGTGGGCTTCCTGGTGCAGGTCGTCAAAGGCACGGCGCTGGCCTCGGTGATCGGCTTCGTCGAACTCACCAAAGCCGGCACCATGATCACCAACGCCACCTTCCAGCCCTTCCTGGTCTACAGCTGCGTGGCCCTTCTGTACTTTGCGCTGTGCTTCCCTGTGAGCCTGTATGCGCGTTCCCTCGAGAGGAAACTCAATGCAAGTCGCTGA
- a CDS encoding amino acid ABC transporter ATP-binding protein, whose protein sequence is MQVAEPTVIGTPLAKTGPIVDIHQLRKSYGSNEVLKGIDLQVRPGEVIAIIGKSGSGKSTLLRCINGLEVFQSGSLSVDGQPLLHGNAAAMRELRQHVGMIFQNFNLFPHLSVGKNVMLAPGLVKKIDSAASEAKARQLLDRVGLGEKFDAFPDQLSGGQQQRVAIARALAMEPSVLLCDEITSALDPELVGEVLRVVESLADEGMTLLMVTHEMGFARKVSDRVIFMHQGRVHEMGPPAELFGSPQTPELQQFLSSIH, encoded by the coding sequence ATGCAAGTCGCTGAACCCACCGTGATCGGTACGCCGCTGGCCAAGACCGGTCCCATCGTCGACATCCACCAGCTGCGCAAGTCCTACGGCAGCAACGAGGTGCTCAAGGGCATCGACCTGCAGGTCAGGCCCGGCGAGGTGATCGCCATCATCGGCAAGAGTGGCTCGGGCAAGAGCACGCTGCTGCGCTGCATCAACGGGCTGGAGGTGTTCCAGAGCGGCAGCCTGAGCGTGGACGGCCAGCCGCTGCTGCACGGCAACGCCGCAGCCATGCGCGAGCTGCGCCAGCACGTGGGCATGATCTTCCAGAACTTCAACCTGTTCCCGCACCTGAGCGTGGGCAAGAACGTGATGCTCGCGCCCGGTCTGGTAAAGAAGATCGACAGCGCCGCCAGCGAGGCCAAGGCGCGCCAGCTGCTGGACCGTGTGGGCCTGGGCGAGAAGTTCGACGCCTTCCCCGACCAGCTCTCGGGTGGCCAGCAGCAGCGCGTGGCGATCGCGCGCGCACTGGCCATGGAGCCCAGCGTGCTGCTCTGCGACGAGATCACCTCGGCCCTCGACCCCGAACTCGTGGGCGAGGTGCTGCGCGTGGTGGAATCGCTGGCCGACGAGGGCATGACCCTGCTGATGGTCACGCACGAGATGGGCTTCGCGCGCAAGGTGAGCGACCGCGTGATCTTCATGCACCAGGGACGGGTGCACGAGATGGGTCCGCCGGCGGAACTCTTTGGCAGCCCGCAAACGCCGGAACTGCAGCAGTTCCTGTCGTCTATCCACTGA